A single region of the Corticium candelabrum chromosome 15, ooCorCand1.1, whole genome shotgun sequence genome encodes:
- the LOC134190835 gene encoding uncharacterized protein LOC134190835 isoform X2 produces MNRVYKRKGANNVVQRDGTSTDHEHGGKQHVNISRHTRTYLPAVQHPLLRRGTGNIALTVTQAATGLHPFTPSAPRTQPAMKPKDAHFHLTKSKTPILPQADGAHQSRNTPFRLVSGNFTERNEAGNHLLPPIRMDKDTEDNKTPAESTVELSSESDSEEEEEEAEEEEEEEEEEEVIVTPTHNDMEPVIQMKFHSCDPHGIFPATIFQCHAFLDYKAALETVDVGVLKRCLSRVCQLHPLLKVMFIQGKQRIYLQVSKGEPTVQFNVTTGSCQRVHTVIEEEVHKPFELVIEAISEADEEMLCSSDCSRVENVATLEEDRNDVSDSKLPYSQSLKHFQLHYGNGPKTYLFRSQLLSHNIFDHTLILTFPCIVCDFWSSSFFARQLAAAYAVEEVRPTKDGSKGNREALKRWSKNFLVAAKPMANVSYRTNPQFGQHCFGARNKRFNPLRSSKINFMQVAWRELEISVVLSKERQWSLWETLATKTVRNVHGIQRVKTVAHVKLPTHLKMQAAKQLKQIPTSMKWQTEHMSAQQATDFKFLKIDEEVTEHFLRMLPQSFCSYVDQAHYLYFMCLGCFAVLLARCCRGWNGNHQTQLHLSTVHEDGLGDSRRRSSIGKRPPTRLPSARYFRSRLMSARSRDVKTSVVLSPPGSGQFLIGTELSLRQFTSDLDGLLGPLSNDAFVRVNLSQCTTFLDLMSSLSSTMTSLHQHIHFPFASVADDVNLPRSLPVRLYYLNKHDVLQLASPDEFYFTETAVGVSGQGLARLGTKCYLSPLNGQLHKDCQMELVLWENTDNCGLGGGFRYQPHLILPRVIDSLIKSFGELVEAVADHPTISLNDLVSLVKPPFLPSRQHRSKSCSKSEMK; encoded by the exons ATGAATCGTGTCTACAAGAGAAAGGGAGCGAACAACGTTGTGCAGCGCGATGGTACCTCGACTGATCATGAGCACGGCGGTAAACAACATGTCAACATTTCGAGACACACCCGCACTTATCTTCCCGCAGTTCAGCATCCACTGCTGAGAAGAGGAACGGGCAACATTGCACTAACCGTTACCCAAGCAGCTACCGGATTACACCCGTTTACTCCTTCAGCACCAAGAACGCAACCTGCAATGAAACCCAAAGATGCTCATTTCCATTTGACGAAATCGAAGACGCCGATCTTGCCTCAGGCCGATGGCGCTCACCAGTCTAGAAATACGCCTTTTCGCTTAGTGTCTGGAAATTttacagaaagaaatgaagcAGGCAATCACCTGCTTCCACCCATTCGAATGGACAAAGATACAGAAGATAATAAGACACCGGCAGAGTCGACTGTTGAGTTATCGTCAGAAAGTGACAgcgaagaagaagaggaggaagcagaagaggaagaagaagaagaggaggaagaagaagtg attGTGACTCCAACCCACAATGACATGGAACCTGttatccagatgaagtttcaCTCTTGTGATCCACATGGCATCTTTCCTGCCACAATTTTTCAGTGTCATGCATTCTTAGACTATAAAGCAGCATTAGAGACTG TAGATGTGGGTGTCCTGAAACGATGTTTATCTAGAGTATGTCAGCTACACCCTCTTCTTAAAGTCATGTTTATTCAAGGCAAACAGAGGATTTATTTGCAAGTGTCAAAAG GAGAGCCAACAGTCCAGTTCAATGTCACAACCGGATCTTGTCAACGTGTACACACTGTTATTGAGGAAGAGGTGCACAAACCATTTGAATTAGTGATAGAAGCAATAAGTGAAGCAGATGAAGAGATGCTTTGTAGTAGTGATTGCTCAAGAGTTGAGAACGTTGCGACACTTGAAGAAGATAGAAATGATGTTTCAGATTCAAAACTACCTTATTCTCAATCATTGAAGCATTTCCAATTGCATTATGGAAATGGTCCAAAAACATATTTGTTTCGATCACAACTACTAAGTCATAACATATTTGACCATACTCTTATCCTCACATTTCCATGTATTGTGTGTGACTTTTGGTCATCATCTTTTTTTGCAAGACAGCTGGCTGCTGCTTATGCTGTGGAGGAAGTACGCCCTACAAAAGATGGTTCCAAAGGAAACAGAGAGGCATTAAAAAGATGGTCAAAAAATTTCTTGGTAGCAGCAAAACCAATGGCAAATGTAAGCTATCGAACCAATCCACAGTTTGGTCAACACTGCTTTGGTGCCAGAAATAAGAGGTTTAATCCATTACGTTCaagtaaaattaattttatgcaAGTCGCTTGGAGGGAATTGGAGATATCTGTAGTATTGTCAAAAGAAAGACAGTGGAGTTTATGGGAAACACTTGCAACCAAGACTGTAAGAAATGTTCATGGAATACAGAGAGTTAAGACTGTAGCACATGTCAAACTACCAACCCACTTGAAAATGCAGGCagcaaaacaactaaaacagATACCAACATCAATGAAGTGGCAAACAGAACATATGTCAGCTCAGCAGGCTACAGACTTCAAGTTTCTTAAG ATAGATGAAGAAGTAACGGAGCATTTTTTACGTATGCTTCCTCAGTCTTTCTGTTCTTATGTGGATCAGGCTCACTATCTGTACTTTATGTGCCTTGGTTGTTTTGCGGTACTATTAGCACGATGTTGCAGAGGATGGAACGGAAATCATCAAACTCAACTGCATCTTTCCACAGTCCATGAAGATGGACTTGGTGATTCTAGACGTCGATCATCAATTGGCAAAAGGCCACCAACAAGGCTACCATCAGCTCGATACTTCCGGTCTCGTCTGATGTCTGCTAGGAGCAGAGACGTGAAGACAAGTGTTGTGCTATCACCACCAGGATCTGGTCAATTTCTCATTGGAACTGAATTGTCATTACGGCAGTTTACGTCTGATTTGGATGGGCTTTTGGGGCCATTGAGTAATG ATGCATTTGTGAGAGTAAATCTTTCACAGTGTACAACTTTCCTGGATCTGATGAGCTCGCTTTCTTCCACGATGACAAGTTTACATCAACACATCCATTTTCCCTTTGCATCTGTCGCTGATGAT GTAAATCTTCCTCGTTCTCTTCCTGTTCGACTTTACTACTTGAACAAGCATGACGTGCTACAACTAGCCAGTCCTGATGAGTTCTATTTTACCGAAACGGCTGTTGGAGTATCAGGACAAGGTCTTGCTAGATTGGGAACAAAATGTTATCTTAGTCCTCTTAATGGACAGCTGCACAAAGACTGTCAAATGGAA
- the LOC134190835 gene encoding uncharacterized protein LOC134190835 isoform X1 — MNRVYKRKGANNVVQRDGTSTDHEHGGKQHVNISRHTRTYLPAVQHPLLRRGTGNIALTVTQAATGLHPFTPSAPRTQPAMKPKDAHFHLTKSKTPILPQADGAHQSRNTPFRLVSGNFTERNEAGNHLLPPIRMDKDTEDNKTPAESTVELSSESDSEEEEEEAEEEEEEEEEEEVIVTPTHNDMEPVIQMKFHSCDPHGIFPATIFQCHAFLDYKAALETGDCSDLTYRSRNIVRPFSIRGPVDVGVLKRCLSRVCQLHPLLKVMFIQGKQRIYLQVSKGEPTVQFNVTTGSCQRVHTVIEEEVHKPFELVIEAISEADEEMLCSSDCSRVENVATLEEDRNDVSDSKLPYSQSLKHFQLHYGNGPKTYLFRSQLLSHNIFDHTLILTFPCIVCDFWSSSFFARQLAAAYAVEEVRPTKDGSKGNREALKRWSKNFLVAAKPMANVSYRTNPQFGQHCFGARNKRFNPLRSSKINFMQVAWRELEISVVLSKERQWSLWETLATKTVRNVHGIQRVKTVAHVKLPTHLKMQAAKQLKQIPTSMKWQTEHMSAQQATDFKFLKIDEEVTEHFLRMLPQSFCSYVDQAHYLYFMCLGCFAVLLARCCRGWNGNHQTQLHLSTVHEDGLGDSRRRSSIGKRPPTRLPSARYFRSRLMSARSRDVKTSVVLSPPGSGQFLIGTELSLRQFTSDLDGLLGPLSNDAFVRVNLSQCTTFLDLMSSLSSTMTSLHQHIHFPFASVADDVNLPRSLPVRLYYLNKHDVLQLASPDEFYFTETAVGVSGQGLARLGTKCYLSPLNGQLHKDCQMELVLWENTDNCGLGGGFRYQPHLILPRVIDSLIKSFGELVEAVADHPTISLNDLVSLVKPPFLPSRQHRSKSCSKSEMK, encoded by the exons ATGAATCGTGTCTACAAGAGAAAGGGAGCGAACAACGTTGTGCAGCGCGATGGTACCTCGACTGATCATGAGCACGGCGGTAAACAACATGTCAACATTTCGAGACACACCCGCACTTATCTTCCCGCAGTTCAGCATCCACTGCTGAGAAGAGGAACGGGCAACATTGCACTAACCGTTACCCAAGCAGCTACCGGATTACACCCGTTTACTCCTTCAGCACCAAGAACGCAACCTGCAATGAAACCCAAAGATGCTCATTTCCATTTGACGAAATCGAAGACGCCGATCTTGCCTCAGGCCGATGGCGCTCACCAGTCTAGAAATACGCCTTTTCGCTTAGTGTCTGGAAATTttacagaaagaaatgaagcAGGCAATCACCTGCTTCCACCCATTCGAATGGACAAAGATACAGAAGATAATAAGACACCGGCAGAGTCGACTGTTGAGTTATCGTCAGAAAGTGACAgcgaagaagaagaggaggaagcagaagaggaagaagaagaagaggaggaagaagaagtg attGTGACTCCAACCCACAATGACATGGAACCTGttatccagatgaagtttcaCTCTTGTGATCCACATGGCATCTTTCCTGCCACAATTTTTCAGTGTCATGCATTCTTAGACTATAAAGCAGCATTAGAGACTGGTGATTGCTCAGATCTCACTTATCGTAGTAGGAATATTGTTCGACCATTTTCTATTCGTGGACCAGTAGATGTGGGTGTCCTGAAACGATGTTTATCTAGAGTATGTCAGCTACACCCTCTTCTTAAAGTCATGTTTATTCAAGGCAAACAGAGGATTTATTTGCAAGTGTCAAAAG GAGAGCCAACAGTCCAGTTCAATGTCACAACCGGATCTTGTCAACGTGTACACACTGTTATTGAGGAAGAGGTGCACAAACCATTTGAATTAGTGATAGAAGCAATAAGTGAAGCAGATGAAGAGATGCTTTGTAGTAGTGATTGCTCAAGAGTTGAGAACGTTGCGACACTTGAAGAAGATAGAAATGATGTTTCAGATTCAAAACTACCTTATTCTCAATCATTGAAGCATTTCCAATTGCATTATGGAAATGGTCCAAAAACATATTTGTTTCGATCACAACTACTAAGTCATAACATATTTGACCATACTCTTATCCTCACATTTCCATGTATTGTGTGTGACTTTTGGTCATCATCTTTTTTTGCAAGACAGCTGGCTGCTGCTTATGCTGTGGAGGAAGTACGCCCTACAAAAGATGGTTCCAAAGGAAACAGAGAGGCATTAAAAAGATGGTCAAAAAATTTCTTGGTAGCAGCAAAACCAATGGCAAATGTAAGCTATCGAACCAATCCACAGTTTGGTCAACACTGCTTTGGTGCCAGAAATAAGAGGTTTAATCCATTACGTTCaagtaaaattaattttatgcaAGTCGCTTGGAGGGAATTGGAGATATCTGTAGTATTGTCAAAAGAAAGACAGTGGAGTTTATGGGAAACACTTGCAACCAAGACTGTAAGAAATGTTCATGGAATACAGAGAGTTAAGACTGTAGCACATGTCAAACTACCAACCCACTTGAAAATGCAGGCagcaaaacaactaaaacagATACCAACATCAATGAAGTGGCAAACAGAACATATGTCAGCTCAGCAGGCTACAGACTTCAAGTTTCTTAAG ATAGATGAAGAAGTAACGGAGCATTTTTTACGTATGCTTCCTCAGTCTTTCTGTTCTTATGTGGATCAGGCTCACTATCTGTACTTTATGTGCCTTGGTTGTTTTGCGGTACTATTAGCACGATGTTGCAGAGGATGGAACGGAAATCATCAAACTCAACTGCATCTTTCCACAGTCCATGAAGATGGACTTGGTGATTCTAGACGTCGATCATCAATTGGCAAAAGGCCACCAACAAGGCTACCATCAGCTCGATACTTCCGGTCTCGTCTGATGTCTGCTAGGAGCAGAGACGTGAAGACAAGTGTTGTGCTATCACCACCAGGATCTGGTCAATTTCTCATTGGAACTGAATTGTCATTACGGCAGTTTACGTCTGATTTGGATGGGCTTTTGGGGCCATTGAGTAATG ATGCATTTGTGAGAGTAAATCTTTCACAGTGTACAACTTTCCTGGATCTGATGAGCTCGCTTTCTTCCACGATGACAAGTTTACATCAACACATCCATTTTCCCTTTGCATCTGTCGCTGATGAT GTAAATCTTCCTCGTTCTCTTCCTGTTCGACTTTACTACTTGAACAAGCATGACGTGCTACAACTAGCCAGTCCTGATGAGTTCTATTTTACCGAAACGGCTGTTGGAGTATCAGGACAAGGTCTTGCTAGATTGGGAACAAAATGTTATCTTAGTCCTCTTAATGGACAGCTGCACAAAGACTGTCAAATGGAA
- the LOC134190692 gene encoding uncharacterized protein LOC134190692 — MSGQVSVARRVEDFAVAHQQREGGGILVRRPIGGRIRNCDPFLLMDHMGPVEYGPGEAVGAPDHPHRGFETVSYVIDGNTKHQDSAGNSGVLSPGWVQWMTAGSGVVHSEMPSDELLEKGGRMEAFQLWVNLPKKDKMIKPRYQDTPPERIPIATTSDGKVTVKVIAGEALGTNATIETRTPILYLDMHLSPGASFTQPIPDSYNGFAYVWRGSGFLGAEKRPAKMGEVGTMGEGSSFTVSAGPDEELRVLLLAGEPIKEPVVQHGPFVMNTWEEIQQAFKDYQNGKLGEIRGSSERYEKTKNAREAQKASGKWNDDF; from the coding sequence ATGTCTGGCCAAGTGTCGGTAGCTCGTCGTGTAGAAGACTTTGCTGTAGCTCATCAGCAACGCGAAGGAGGAGGGATTTTAGTCCGGCGACCGATTGGAGGACGTATTCGCAACTGTGACCCTTTCCTGTTGATGGATCACATGGGACCGGTGGAATACGGGCCGGGAGAAGCTGTGGGGGCACCGGATCATCCTCATCGAGGATTTGAGACGGTTTCGTATGTTATTGATGGCAATACGAAACACCAAGATAGCGCAGGCAATTCGGGCGTGTTGAGTCCAGGTTGGGTGCAATGGATGACCGCTGGATCTGGTGTGGTGCATAGTGAAATGCCCAGTGATGAGTTACTGGAGAAAGGGGGTCGCATGGAGGCATTTCAATTGTGGGTCAATCTACCAAAGAAGGATAAGATGATCAAACCTCGTTATCAGGATACTCCACCAGAGAGAATTCCAATTGCTACGACGAGTGATGGGAAAGTGACTGTTAAAGTAATCGCAGGCGAAGCCCTTGGAACAAATGCTACAATCGAGACTCGAACACCAATTCTTTACCTTGACATGCATCTTTCACCAGGCGCCTCTTTTACTCAGCCTATCCCTGACAGCTACAATGGGTTTGCATATGTGTGGCGAGGATCTGGTTTCCTTGGGGCAGAGAAAAGGCCTGCCAAGATGGGTGAAGTGGGAACAATGGGAGAAGGTAGCTCGTTTACTGTATCGGCTGGTCCTGATGAAGAATTACGAGTACTCTTACTGGCTGGAGAGCCAATAAAGGAGCCAGTAGTGCAGCATGGTCCATTTGTAATGAACACGTGGGAGGAAATACAGCAGGCATTCAAGGATTACCAAAATGGAAAGCTTGGAGAGATCAGAGGGTCCAGTGAAAGATACGAGAAAACAAAGAATGCAAGAGAGGCCCAGAAAGCAAGTGGTAAGTGGAATGATGACTTTTGA
- the LOC134191062 gene encoding protein catecholamines up-like yields the protein MNLWKNCVLLFLIGFCFGRGDTAQNEGTTKQGDNVGSSEQDEFEEYFDQDSILEERQGTDKEPLENELTGGDNVEHVHQHNHEDHDHDHIHDHNHIHDDHAGHFHFHEDDVDMVQQGKEKWFRPPDDQGSIQEDHNHHGHDHNHHGHDHNHDHHDHHDHHDHHHGHNHDHHHHHHHHGHHGNFHEDEGDLVKQGKEKWLKPAVDEPKHETVESSELKTDSDHHDDSHVHHDHEHDHHQHHHHHHHHHHEHKTIKPKHEKHHNHPNGQESDPQLNSGKKKWFKPVSDHHEHETFADHGSQSKQQASWDTWSQSLLATVLISAAPYFILYFIPLESNKKEQEPLLKLLLSFASGGLLGDAFLHLIPHAVNPHVHGADDGNIHGHTHHNHDHLHHHHHQSNEDAHGHHHDISVGVWVLAGILAFLVVEMFVRHVKSGHSHFGGHSHSHLSAAGVKKVKTQEGNKDKEGKERKEKETKDADEQSHGDAENDEEEQEQGEREEESSNTQTIKVSGYLNLAADFSHNFTDGLAIGASFLMSRNLGVITTLTVLLHEIPHEIGDFAILVQSGYSKQKAMLLQLSTATGALAGCMCGLLADNLSVAATSWILPFTAGGFIYIATVSVIPELLEESSFKQSVKEVVAMLVGILMMVLMCYVE from the coding sequence ATGAATCTCTGGAAGAATTGCGTTTTACTGTTTCTTATCGGCTTCTGCTTTGGACGAGGCGATACTGCTCAAAATGAGGGGACCACCAAACAGGGTGACAACGTAGGATCCAGTGAGCAAGATGAGTTTGAGGAATACTTTGATCAGGATAGCATTCTGGAAGAAAGACAAGGAACTGATAAAGAACCATTAGAAAACGAACTAACAGGTGGTGACAACGTTGAACATGTTCATCAACACAATCATGAAGATCATGACCATGATCATATCCATGATCATAACCATATCCATGATGACCATGCTGGTCACTTTCACTTTCATGAAGACGACGTTGATATGGTACAACAAGGTAAAGAGAAATGGTTTAGGCCACCTGATGATCAAGGAAGCATTCAAGAAGATCACAATCATCATGGACACGATCACAATCATCATGGACACGATCACAACCATGatcatcatgatcatcacGACCATCACGATCATCATCATGGGCACAATCAtgaccatcatcatcatcatcatcatcatgggcACCATGGTAACTTTCATGAAGACGAGGGTGATTTGGTCAAACAAGGAAAGGAAAAATGGCTCAAACCTGCTGTTGATGAACCCAAACATGAAACTGTAGAAAGCTCTGAATTAAAAACAGACAGTGATCACCATGATGACAGTCATGTACATCATGATCATGAACATGACCACCAccagcaccaccaccaccaccaccatcatcatcatgaacataaaacaattaaacCCAAGCATGAGAAACACCACAATCATCCTAATGGACAGGAAAGTGATCCTCAATTAAATAGTGGAAAGAAGAAATGGTTTAAACCTGTCAGTGATCATCATGAACATGAGACATTTGCAGATCATGGCTCACAGTCTAAGCAGCAGGCTTCGTGGGACACTTGGTCGCAATCCCTGCTTGCAACTGTCTTGATTAGTGCTGCACCTTACTTTATACTATACTTTATTCCATTGGAGAGCAACAAGAAGGAGCAGGAACCGCTTCTCAAGCTTTTACTGAGCTTTGCTTCGGGTGGGTTATTGGGAGATGCATTCTTACATCTCATTCCACATGCTGTCAATCCTCATGTCCATGGTGCAGATGACGGTAAtatacatggacacacacatcacaaccaTGACCACctccatcaccaccaccatcagTCTAATGAAGATGCACATGGACATCACCATGACATTAGTGTTGGTGTGTGGGTATTAGCTGGAATTCTTGCGTTTCTGGTTGTTGAAATGTTTGTTCGTCATGTGAAGTCTGGTCATAGTCATTTTGGCGGACATAGTCATTCGCATTTATCAGCCGCTGGTGTAAAAAAGGTAAAGACCCAGGAGggaaacaaagacaaagaggGCAAAGAGAGAAAGGAAAAAGAAACCAAGGATGCAGATGAACAGTCGCATGGTGATGCAGAAAACGACGaggaagaacaagaacaaggaGAACGAGAAGAAGAAAGCAGCAATACTCAAACTATTAAAGTGTCTGGATATCTCAACTTGGCTGCTGATTTTAGTCACAATTTTACTGATGGTCTTGCTATTGGAGCATCGTTTCTGATGAGCCGTAACCTTGGTGTTATCACTACACTCACAGTTCTACTACATGAAATCCCACACGAGATAGGTGATTTTGCAATCCTGGTTCAGTCGGGCTACTCTAAACAGAAGGCTATGTTGTTACAGCTTAGCACAGCCACTGGTGCCTTGGCTGGTTGTATGTGTGGGCTACTTGCTGATAACCTCAGTGTAGCAGCCACGTCTTGGATCTTGCCATTCACGGCTGGAGGATTCATTTACATAGCAACTGTATCTGTAATTCCTGAGCTGTTGGAAGAGAGTAGCTTCAAACAGTCAGTAAAGGAAGTGGTTGCAATGTTGGTAGGCATCTTGATGATGGTTCTTATGTGCTATGTTGAATGA
- the LOC134190689 gene encoding uncharacterized protein LOC134190689, with translation MATSARIIVTVLFVGLLHRWTDGALTCRVTGSATMGPFFKRDQPQRKSMCQRDPRYKTVPKLTVSGLILDEECNLPVERAKIEVWQADSTGNYRDASWCRSTLYSNCRGEYTFRTVYPGKYSLGRSFRPAHIHFMVTTPDNCYNRLITQLYFEGDTNLGPYDPCSSSVCNSGDESLIHSLSKYTINNTQWISTEFNIVLKRHRNWDSSKCVPQCPTENELTTTPATTTSATKTPATTQKPTTVNIPQELTTSLPVNCPDINGSQVLNQDLFDFVFRVTVKNKRLTEDGHYKAKLNEAFTVPQLVSEFFAVGQLIKLECLADCNKVCNQTLLSKQSFVVAGVADQLSNQGVIILSGTSLIQPWKLVKREMKKTFNG, from the exons ATGGCAACTTCTGCAAGGATTATTGTCACTGTATTGTTTGTTGGGCTACTgcatagatggacagatggagcTCTTACCTGTAGAGTTACAGGGTCAGCTACCATGGGTCCATTCTTTAAACGAGATCAGCCACAACGGAAAAGCATGTGTCAACGAGATCCACGCTATAAGACCGTTCCCAAACTGACTGTCAGTGGGCTCATTCTTGATGAAGAATGCAATTTACCTGTGGAGAGAGCTAAAATAGAGGTCTGGCAAGCGGATTCCACAGGCAACTACCGTGATGCGAGTTGGTGTCGAAGTACTCTGTACTCAAACTGTAGAGGAGAGTATACGTTTAGAACTGTTTATCCTGGCAAGTATTCATTAGGTCGTAGTTTTCGACCAGCTCACATTCACTTCATGGTGACGACTCCTGACAACTGCTACAACAGATTGATTACGCAACTGTATTTTGAAG GAGATACAAACTTGGGTCCTTATGATCCCTGCAGTAGTTCAGTATGTAATTCTGGCGATGAAAGTCTTATTCATAGTCTTTCAAAATACACCATAAACAACACTCAATGGATAAGCACTGAGTTCAACATTGTTTTGAAGAGGCACAGAAATTGGGATTCATCAAAATGTGTGCCACAATGTCCTACTGAGAATGAGTTGACTACGACACCTGCCACTACGACATCTGCAACTAAGACACCTGCCACTACACAGAAGCCAACTACAGTCAATATTCCACAAGAGTTGACTACATCGTTGCCAGTTAATTGCCCTG ATATAAATGGCAGTCAAGTCTTGAATCAAGATCTGTTTGACTTTG TGTTCAGAGTGACAGTTAAGAACAAACGTTTAACAGAAGATGGCCATTACAAAGCCAAATTGAATGAAGCGTTTACTGTTCCACAATTAGTCAGTGAATTCTTTGCGGTGGGACAGCTTATCAAATTGGAATGTTTGGCCGATTGCAATAAAGTCTGCAATCAAACATTGCTATCCAAGCAATCATTTGTTGTGGCAGGAGTTGCTGATCAATTAAGTAACCAAGGTGTGATTATTTTGAGTGGAACATCACTCATTCAACCCTGGAAACTGGTTAAACGAGAGATGAAGAAGACTTTCAACGGTTGA